A window from Zingiber officinale cultivar Zhangliang chromosome 7A, Zo_v1.1, whole genome shotgun sequence encodes these proteins:
- the LOC121999868 gene encoding lipid phosphate phosphatase gamma-like, translating to MEHRPSIWTVPNEQGNHQLHGRGTFSGAIHRAPSSSDPPTLPFQEMDEGPSVAALKAVTLTHVRYRRGDSLGHFLAWVSLIPVFISLGGFVSHFIFRRELQGVCFAFGLILSQLLNELIKSSIQQSRPSAMCAILEVCDSHGWPSSHSQYMFFFASYFTLLCLLNGAGFSSPRSRRLLGLLPWPAALLTLYSRVYLGYHTIAQVIAGATLGLALGAGWFWIVNNMLVEYFPAIEESVAGRFLYLKDSSHIPNVLQFEYNNVRAARKKLAKD from the exons ATGGAACATCGACCGTCCATTTGGACTGTTCCCAACGAACAGGGCAACCACCAACTGCATGGACGAGGGACCTTCAGTGGAGCAATTCATCGAGCACCTTCCTCCTCCGATCCACCGACGCTCCCATTCCAAGAGATGGACGAGGGACCTTCAGTGGCGGCTCTGAAGGCGGTGACGCTGACCCATGTTCGCTACCGGCGGGGCGACTCCTTGGGGCACTTCCTGGCATGGGTCTCCCTCATCCCGGTCTTCATCAGCCTCGGCGGCTTCGTCTCCCACTTCATCTTCCGCCGGGAACTGCAGGGCGTCTGTTTCGCCTTTGGCCTCATTCTTTCCCAACTCCTCAACGAGCTCATCAAGTCCTCCATCCAGCAGTCGCGTCCCTCCGCGATGTGCGCCATCCTCGAGGTCTGCGACTCCCATGGCTGGCCCTCCAGCCACTCCCAGTATATGTTCTTCTTTGCTTCCTACTTTACCCTCCTCTGCCTCCTCAATGGCGCCGGCTTCTCCTCCCCTCGATCCAGGCGTCTCCTCGGCCTCCTTCCCTGGCCGGCTGCCTTACTCACCCTCTACTCCCGTGTTTATCTCGGCTATCACACCATCGCCCAG GTCATTGCTGGAGCGACTCTTGGATTGGCGCTTGGTGCCGGGTGGTTTTGGATAGTGAACAATATGCTCGTGGAATACTTTCCGGCAATCGAAGAGAGCGTAGCTGGGAGGTTCCTTTACCTAAAGGACTCGTCGCACATCCCGAACGTGCTACAGTTTGAATACAACAATGTCAGGGCTGCCAGGAAGAAATTAGCTAAAGATTGA
- the LOC122000809 gene encoding metal tolerance protein 1-like — protein MEKSSHGSHIIELDMDLPPVVSSIDGNKICGGACDFSDSRNSSKDATERSASMKKLLMVVILCVIFMSVEVAGGVAANSLAILTDAAHLLSDVAAFAISLFSLWASGWEATPQQSYGFFRVEILGALVSIQMIWLLAGILVYEAIARIIHDNGEVQGKLMFAVAAFGLLVNIIMAVMLGHEHGHGGHSHGHGKHDHSHKDDDHDHSQHDDHHAHHHKHNAGHDHGHGVTITNHHHHINEEQLKDEHVPLLQHSSDENSCVRKKQRNINVHSAYLHVIGDSIQSVGVMIGGAIIWYKPEWKIIDLICTLIFSVVVLLTTVKMLRNILEVLMESTPREIDATKLEKGLCEMDGVVAIHELHIWAITVGKILLACHVTITQEVDADVVLDQVIGYIRREHNISHVTIQIERQ, from the coding sequence ATGGAGAAAAGTTCTCATGGGTCTCATATTATTGAATTAGACATGGATTTGCCCCCTGTTGTTTCTAGTATCGATGGAAATAAGATTTGTGGGGGTGCTTGTGATTTCTCTGACTCTAGAAACAGTTCCAAAGATGCCACCGAAAGATCTGCGTCTATGAAGAAACTTTTAATGGTTGTCATCCTTTGTGTAATATTTATGAGCGTAGAAGTAGCTGGAGGCGTTGCAGCAAACAGTCTAGCGATCCTTACTGATGCTGCTCATCTCCTTTCTGATGTTGCTGCTTTTGCTATCTCCCTGTTCTCACTCTGGGCATCAGGCTGGGAGGCAACACCTCAGCAATCATATGGGTTTTTCCGTGTAGAGATCCTTGGAGCGCTGGTCTCTATTCAAATGATATGGCTCCTGGCAGGTATATTGGTTTACGAAGCTATTGCTAGAATTATACATGACAACGGCGAAGTCCAAGGCAAGCTGATGTTTGCTGTTGCTGCATTTGGCTTATTAGTCAATATCATAATGGCTGTCATGCTCGGTCATGAGCATGGACATGGTGGGCACAGTCATGGGCATGGTAAACATGATCACAGTCATAAGGATGATGACCATGACCACTCCCAGCATGATGATCACCATGCTCATCATCATAAACACAACGCTGGGCATGATCATGGTCACGGTGTTACAATCACCAACCATCATCATCATATCAACGAGGAGCAGCTGAAGGATGAGCATGTTCCTCTTCTGCAACATTCTTCAGATGAGAATTCTTGTGTCCGGAAGAAGCAACGAAACATCAATGTCCACAGTGCTTATCTACATGTTATTGGAGACTCGATCCAAAGTGTTGGAGTCATGATTGGAGGTGCCATCATCTGGTACAAACCCGAGTGGAAGATCATTGATCTCATATGTACGCTGATCTTTTCTGTGGTCGTGTTGTTGACTACAGTGAAGATGCTAAGGAATATACTGGAGGTCCTTATGGAAAGCACTCCTCGAGAGATAGATGCCACCAAGCTCGAGAAAGGTCTCTGTGAGATGGATGGCGTGGTAGCCATTCACGAACTCCACATATGGGCAATCACTGTCGGGAAGATTCTTCTTGCATGCCATGTTACAATCACTCAAGAAGTGGATGCTGATGTTGTGCTCGATCAGGTTATAGGATACATCAGGAGGGAGCACAACATAAGTCATGTGACCATCCAGATAGAGAGACAATAG